In Pristis pectinata isolate sPriPec2 chromosome 7, sPriPec2.1.pri, whole genome shotgun sequence, the sequence CCTGAGGGAAGGAAACGACCCATGCGACTCAGCACACTGTACCTGGCACTCGTACatcttcttccttcctttctttgcacCCATGCCTGTACGGCAAGCTACCAGGTGGCACTTCAGGGTGCTGTTCCTGGCAAAGCGCTCGTGGCAGTTCGGACATTCGAAAGGTTTCTCACCTGCAGGAGTAGAAGAGTAGGCAGTTCCATTATGTCTTGAGTCACTTCGTACCATAGTCTCCCTCCCAAAATAATGGGTTTTATTAATTATAAAGATAGTAGAAACAGTTAGTTATTCTCCCAATATCTCCTTTTTGCCCACATTGGAatggtggaatggtgtcatgacaacaacctttccctcaatgtcaacaaaacaaaggagctggtcattgacttcaggaaagggggtggtgtacatgcacctgtctacatcaatggtgctgaggtcgagagggttgatagcttcaagttcctgggagtgaacatcaccaacaacctgtcctggtcaaatcacgtagatgccacggccaagaaagctcaccagtgcctctacttcctcaggaggctaaagaaattcggtttgtcccctttgactctcaccaacttttaccaatgcaccattgaaagcatcctatctggatgtatcacggcttggtacagcaactgctctgcccaggaccgcaagaagctgcagagagttgtggacacagcccagcatgtcacggccaccagcctcccctccttggactctgtctttacctctcgttgtcttggtgaagcagccagcataatcaaagaccccacccacccaggacgttctctcttctctcctcttccatcaggtagaagatacaggtgcctgagggcacgtaccaccagacttaagggcagcttctactccactgtgataagactattgaacggttcccttatacaatgagaaggactctgaccttacaatctaccttgttgtgaccttgcaccttattgcactgcaatttctctgtggctgtgacactttactctgtactgttactgtctttacctgtactacatcaatgcactctgtactaactcaatgtaactgcactgtgtaatgaattgacctgtacgatcggtttgtaagacaagcttttcactatacctcggtacaagtgacaataataaaccaataccaatacatttcctACGTTACAAAGATATCTGCActtgaaaatacttcattggctgtaaagaagtggtgaaaggtgctatatgaacACAAGTTTCTCTGTTATGACAgtgtcactgatgtaaggctcgtcagcctataattttctgctttatctctgttacccttcttaaacaaagaaacaacaccgactattctccagtcctctgggacctcacctgtggctaaagggaTACAAAGGTGCCTTGTGATATTTTCCTGTGGGAGGTGTTACATAAAATGTAAGTTATTGTTGTTTCAACAGTAcatgaatatcaaaaaaaacttcagattcgggaaatctgaaataaaaacagaaactgctggaaaaactcagcaggtcaagcagtatctgtggatgaGAAACACTCAATATTTTAAGTACAGGAAATTAGTTCTGagctttttcagcattttatgtttttgtctcCCGTTATCAgacacagagtcagacagcatggaagcaggcccttcggcccaactggtccatgccgttgGATTAGGGTCTAGATTgttgtttttcttgttttttcGTAATTTTAGCTTTCTTTTTTTtgggacaggcacagtagtgtagcggttagcgtaacgctattacaaccccagcgacccgggttcagttccagccgctgtctgtaaggagtttgtacgttctccccgtatctgctgggtttcctccgggtgctccggtttcctcccacattccaaagacgtacgggttaggaagttgtgggcatgttatgttggcaccggaagcgtggacacttgcgggctgcccccagaacactctacgcaaaagatgcatttcactgtgtgtttcgatgtacgtgactaataaagaaatcttattttatcctcTTTACACTTGCTtctatgtttgtataatcacgtGTTTGTCCGTAAACTTTTAGTAACATAGTATATTTAGCTCTACTGTAGTTTCTTTGCCTGTAAAACTGAAGCGTGACTCACACGTACTTGTTCACAGGTTTCCTTATTGAACTGGTTTAGACTGGTTTGCAGTATAAAGGGAGAGCATGCCACCAAGTTCCTTTGTTACTTCGTTTTACTAGCCTTGCTTGTACAGGAAGTACTGGCCTATATGATGATGAACCTCTAATAAACCATCAGAAttgtgcctcattcttgacttcccaaAGGATCTTCCGGACAACATCACCTCCAGatcaatgccgaccaagatgcccatccaagttagtcccatttgccagtgttaggccttccaaacctttcctattcatgttcctgtccaactgtcttttaaatattgttattggacctgtctcaaccatttcctctggcagctcgttccacatacacaccacataTGTAGATATCAGTCTTTGATCAGCTGATGATTTGTTCACAGTGTCTGCAGGATCAGTTTCCAACTGTACGGTATTTACCAGGAGGATAATTGGAACATGGAAGCAGGAAAATGGTTGATTGTTGAAGTtttatacaggtgacccccatgttacaTCTATTCGGGTAACCAAAGTATGGCCTTACGGAATTCACAGTGTATCTCTCACAgaatttctctttggagagaaggaagatgagaggtgacttgatggaggtgtacgagatgataagaggcatagatcaagtggacagtcagagactttttcccagggcgacaatggctaacacaaggggacataattttaaggtgattggaggaaggtataagggggatgtcaggggtaagttttttttacaaagagagtggtgggtgcgtcggcagaggtggtgggggcagatacattaaggacatttaagagactcttagatagacacatgaatgatagagacatggagggctatgtcggagggaagggttagatagatctcagatcaggataaaatgccggcacaacattgtgggccgaagggcctgtactgcgctgtcatgttctatgttctatgtaaattgcTCCACAAAAGTTTGAGAGTAAAATTCAGTCTCACAGATTTTATGTGAAAGCAAAATGatttaattacaatttttttaactGCGTTTCTTGATGCACGTACCAGTAACACGCTTTGCGttatggaaaaagaaaatcaggataCGGGCCTCTTTCTAGAaacacaaccccctcccccttaatgcaggggtcacctgtatttgcACTTGACTTTTGTCAGAAAAGGGCGAGGTGAAATACCATTTCAAACTAAACGATCCAAAGTTTCACTTTACTAGTAACTGATGCTGTGAAAGGGCATTTCCAATTCATGGGGGTGCAGGCTTAAATACCAAAATGCTCTGCCTACAAACGGATCTCTGCAACAACTCACTCCCAGATGGATTCTTGGATGCTTTTAAGAACGAGTTGAAGGGCCCTTTCTAAATAGATAAACtaagatgggctgaatatccCTCTATCATACTCGTGTTATCAATGTATCTATGAATGCTACAAATGTTGTCAATTGCAAGACAGCAGTTACAGAGGATTACAGGTGGAAAAGAGCCTCTTGGATCATCATCATGTCACAGGACTTTGCTGGAGCTAATGCCACAGTCATCCTTCCTCGCCCAGTACTGGTCCTCCCCGGCTTACGAACACCTTACTTATGTACAGtctgtacatacaaacaagtgtttgggagaccggcgggatggatttgctgcacGGCTGCTGGCATCTCCTGCCACCCGGGAACTCAGTTCgcagccacatttccgacttgtaAACTGCTTGGGTAATGTTGTGTAACAGATTCAAGAGTCTCGAGGGGCaagaactctggacacagtctttggagttaaaatgatttatttataaaagacaaatgcGGGATAGGATAATAGGAacaacacacacatacgcacacacacactggtGATCACGAACGCGGGGGTattgcaacaagggtgagatgcacacatgcacgcacaacacactgggtacaaatgatcaaggaagaaacaatacgatgcctgccacccttgactcagtgcaggcacagctctatgctactgggaatctgcTTTAGGACGTTTCCTAACCCTGTgaaagtgcacactcttaccaatggtctcttcagcattgtttcacgattccttgGAGCAATCAGGAGAGGGAGGACCACGCAcacgtggcactctttatagtgctggggggctggggggtccagcccaggtagttcaaacaaaccaatggcccaaggccaggtacaaaggtgtttacagaggccaatggtcaagtgtggactaatggatgggtggagccagaccttgattgacaatgatgtctttcgaccaggtgatcaatggtgtcacgtgacatccATGACCTTTCACAATACATTggattatgaacagttcacaggaacggatccctgctgtaacctggggggggggagtgaccTGTATCCGTGTACTGGGAACAGACGGAATAGACCGGGctataataaaagcaaaatgcaggaagcactcagcaggtcaggcagcgtgtgtggtaagagaaatagagttaacgtatTGAGTCGAAGACCCTTCTTGGCAACTGGGAATACAATACAGAGGACGTAAGACCGCACTAAGTGCAGAGCTGTTGGACGCACCCAGCAAGCAAGGCTGTACAGAAGCAGAAAGAAAAGCTTAGAAAATATcacagatggagacacaaaagagactgcagatgctggacattctctcttctcccccctcccatcagccagaagttacaaaagcctgaaagcgcataccaccgggctcaaggacagcttctatcctgctgttataagaccagtacaataagatggactcttgacctcacaatctaccttgttatgaccttgcaccttattgtctgcctgcactgcactttctctgtaactgtaacagcttattctgcattctgttattgttttcccttgtactacctcaatgcactttgtaatgaaattatctgtatggatggcatgcaaaacaaagtttttcattgtacctcggtacatgtgacaataataaactaattttccAACttacacacaaaggcgctggaagaactcaatgttcagtccagatgaagggtctctacctgaaatgtcaactgtccatttccctccacagatgctgcctgacccactgagttcctccagcactttgtgtgttgctcaagtcTCACAGATGTAACGTACAGCAGAAACAGCTACTTCTGGAGTTACTTGAACGTTGTAAAATGTGAttttgaatccagaaggctgcaagaaTGAAGCACTGTTACCCAAATTTATGTTggtcctcattgtaacagtgcaggaggccaccttcaggtcagaatgggagtgggagagtgaattaaagtgacaggccacAGGAAGATTAggatcacccttgcagactgaacacgGGGGCTCCACAAAGTAATCTactaatttgcatttggtttctcagaTTTACAGGAGGCCCCATTGTGTACattaaatgcagtacactagattgttGAAAATGCAAGTGAACCACTGCTTCCAATTCGAGTTCCTGGGTAGCGAGAAGGGAAAAGGCAAATGGacaggtgttgtatctcctgtGGTTGCCCGGGAAAGTGGCATAGGGAAAAAACAGGCCAAGGAATTACACAGGGAATAGTCCCTTCAAACTGTTGAAAAGAGAGGGGAGAACGTGTTGGgaggtggaatcttgttgaagctggcagaaactgcaaaggatgatccattggaTATGGAaaatggtggggtggaaggtgaggaacaGGGGAACTCTGTCCTCGCTCTGTCCAGGAGAGAGCAGAGATACGGGGAATAGATGAGATGGTTCTTGTCCCACTTGCTGCCCTGGGCTCTGTCAacgatggtagaggggaagccatggttggTAAGCAAGAAAGACAACTGAGGGGAAAGTCTGGAAAGTGTGGAACGTCTCATCATTGGAGAAAATGTGACAAAGAAACCGGAAGAAAGGAATGGAGTCCTGACTGAAGGCAGGGTGAGAGGGTGTATATTTGAGATAGCAGTGGGAGTCTGAGCTTCTACTGCATGTACTTCATCCTGAGAATGATCAGTAGCCCTGCATCCTGCAACTTCTTACGCTCCTCTGTATTCTCGCTCTCCAACTGCTCACAGCTCATAACTTctgttcattttctctttctctctacctGCCCCACTAACTCATTGATCAGAaaacctctacaacttatccccatggcaaccctggcctcaccccattCCAGATGTTCCCACTgtcctatccaacccttccccttCTTCTCCTCAGCTTAAAACTTTTCTCTCGTTccttcttctgatgaagggttgtcaacctgaaactttaactctgtttctccttccacagactctgcctgacctgctgagtgtctccagcattctatctcaggttcccagcatctgcagttttttctttggattttcagcacagaacaggcccttgacCCTGTGGCTCTCAGAGCCGGTGAAAGAACACCAGAGTATTTCTTTCTTGTTCCTTTAAACAGGGAGAAGATTCCAGTCTTTACAAATTAATGTGGCCTCTGAGCATCATACTTTGGGAACGGTATCCACATCTTGGAAAGATCCACAGAGTTTTCCTAAAGGTGAGAAGGATTAAGTTATGTGAAGTGAAGTTGGTGACATTCTGCTCAGGGCAgggaaaggttaagaggagataAAATTGATGAGGTTTGTTTTATAGTAATAAGCAAGAAATGGCTTCCACTGGTAGTAGAAGGATTGCTCTCAGGTAATGGACAAATTTCTTTCATGAAGTGAGATTCTGTGATCAATAATTTGCTGCATGATGGGCAGTGAAAACAGATTCAACTGGAATTTTCAACAGGGCACTGTACAGTTGAGGAAAGAGTAGGGAAGGGTGGTTAACTGGAAGGCATCCTTCTATGCTTTATGATACAATGACTCTACGATCCCAGTATATAAAGGCACACCacaatggaaaccagcctcccctccatggactctgattatgctggctgctttaccgaggcagtgagaagtatagacaaagaccccacccaccccggacattcgctcttctcccacctcccatcaggcagaagaaacaaaagcctgaaagcacgtactaccaggctcaaggacagcttctatcctgctgttataagactattgaacggtccctagtacaataagatggactcttgacctcactatctacctcttcgtggctttgcaccttattgtctgcctgcactgcactttctctgtaactgtgacactttattctgcattccgttattgttttcccttgtactacctcaatgcactgatgtgatgaattgatctgtatggatagcatgcaagacaggtttttccactgtacctcagtacaagtgacaataataaaccaatttaccattgaaGCATTTCTTACCTGTGTGCTTtctaagatgctctttaaaatgcCCAAAGTGGTCAAACTGTTTCTCGCAGTACTGGCACACGTGCACCTTGCGGACGCAGCGTGGCTTTTTGTTGCTGCCCTCCTCGTCACGATGGGAGGAGAGGTGCTGCTTCCAGGCGCTCTCCCGCGTGTACTGCTTGCTGCAGAGGTGGCACACGTAGTTCTCCCCCGAGTGCACCTTCAGGTGCTCCTTGAAATGGTAAAAGAGTCTGAAGGTGCGGCCACACTTCTCGCAGCAGAACACCTTGTCGCCCTGCGCCAGCACCTCCACGATGTGGATGCCGTCCTCCGAGGAGATTGCCGCCTCCGTCTCCTCCTGGGGCTGGGCTGCAGCTTCcagttccccctccctctccagctcCTTGTCAAGGTTATCCTGCTGGTACTTGCTGGTGATGTCGGCGAGCAGCGCCAGCGCCGACTCGGCCGGCTGCTCCGAGCTGGGCAGGTCGCTGGCCGGCTGCGCTGCCTCGTCTGCCGTCGGCGGGTTCTCCACTGCCTCCGTCGCGGCTGCCTCCTCCATCCGCTCCGCACCCCCGCCGATCTCCACCATCTCGGCAGCAAAGACGTTCTCCTGGTCGATCTCCACTGTCTCTGTCTCCTGGATGGATGGCAGCGTTTCCGTGATGACGTTGGATGTTTCCGCTATTGTCCGCTTCTTGGCTTTCCTCTTGCCGGAATTCTTGGCTTTGACCGCAGACTCGGCGTTCTTCCTGGAAAACGGAACAGGGTAATCAGGGGGACGGAAAAAATAAATTGGGAAAAGCCCACGCTGCAGGAGGGGGCAGGGGCAAAAGCAAATCCCAGGATGCAGGGCAGCAAGTGGGACAAGAACCAGCTCAGGACACAGagcaaggcagcgagaggatTACAAACAATGGACAGGCAACATTAATGAGCACAACGACACTGAAATGGAAGAAAGGACATCCCCACATTTAAATGCCCAATTAGCTCGGCACAGTGGATGGCAACAGTAAAGCCGCttcctcacggctccagagacccgggttcaatcctgacctccggtgttgtctgtgtggagtttgcccctTTTCAATTtgagttttccctgggtgctccagtctcctcccacaccacaaagatgtgcaggttgatgggtCAATTGgctgaatgcactcaagtctttttcccagggatagggaatcaagaaccagagggcacagacttaaggtgagaggggagagatttaataggaacctgaggggcaactattttttttacacaaagggtgatatatatactgtatatatgtggaatgagctgccagaggaagtgggtgaggcaggtacaataacaacatttaaaagacagttggacagataaatggataggaaaggtttagaaggttatgggccaaatgctggcaaatgggactagcttgaatgggcatcttggtcagcatggaccagttgggccgaagggcctgtttctgtgctgtgtgactctatggctctgtatCTTTAACTAAAATGGGACCTGACCAAGAATGCAGTGACTGGcaccacatccctgctcttaattgcctttgaattgCTTgtcagtgcagctgcagttcgctGGTCTCTGTGACAACATTGTGTTGAATGACTCCTTCAAAGAAGAGCCTCACACAGCAGGAACAAGCCACACCTACGGTTGCTCACGGGCTGCTTCTGTGCAGAAATTGGTTGCTGCAGGTGTTTGAACTGCAAAGTAATCGATTCCTTGGGAACCCAATGCGGGGAGTGTTTGCAGCAGGATCAGGTGCTGAATGAAGCACTCTCACCATGCGCCACAGAAtcagttgtatagcacagaaacaggccctttggcccaccacatccatgctgtcctttttgcccatctaaactaatcccatttgccctcattaggtccgtatccttctatgcgtTACCTggttaaatgtctgtctaaatgcttcttaaacacagtgattggatctgattccacccccttccctggcagtgcattccagatatcaaccactctctgtgtaaaaatcttacccctcagatcccctttaaaattccttctactaatcttaaacctacaccctcttgtttttgatactcctaccacgggaaaatgattctgactacctaccctgtctgtgcctctcacaattttatattcctcttaATAGGCCACCCCTTCAGCCTCTGGGAAGACAAAGCCAGACTAACCCAAGCACAGCCTCCTCCTGCGCTGTTTCACACTCTGCTGGAtcttcccatcagtgggagaagATGGAGCCCATTCAGCCCCCCATACCCAGCACCAGCCTCCAGAGGAGCAGAGACAAACACAAGGACATTGTTACCGGTTGTTGAGGGCTTTCATTGCCTCCTCCATCTGCAGGTACTCCGCTGCCTTCCACACGTCGCTCGCCTCCTCCTCCTGCAGCACCATCAGCTTGGCAGTGTAGGTGAACTCGATCAGGTGCTGAAATGCCAGGTTACTCACCCCTGAGACCAGAGAGTAAAGAGTCAGTGTGACAACCTCTTTGCTGCATAAACCTCCTCACATGCTACCCACACTCACCCTCAGCCAGGGTCTCTCTAAGGGTCACCCTCAGCCAGGGTCTCTCAACTGTGCAAGGCTGTGGGGGCCCCAGGGTGAAGAACAAGAAGCAAAGACTAGGTTTATGGGCCCTGAATTCAGCCATTCACAGCCATTCTAAGGTAAAGTCGTCATCCCTCTCAACTATTCCCTCTTCCCTTTTACAAAGATTTCTCCTTTACAAAGATTTCTCTTTTATAAAGCCAAATTATTCCAACCTATTTGAAGGTGCTGTGCTTTGAATGAAGGTGGCTCAGTTCTTGAACTCCATGACCAATCCATCTCTCTgtgacccttagcagtgtgggtGATCTCAAACTGCTGGTGAAAGGCCAGGTTACTCATCCCGAGACAAATGTCAGCATGACCACCTCCACTCTGCATAAGCCTGatcacactgtgtaatgaattgaccggtacGATTGACcctatgtaagacaagtttttcactgtacctcagtacaagtgacaataataaaccaataccaatacaaccgACTCATACTCACTGGGCCACTTTTGTTGCACTGTCACCACTGACTATACATGGGGTCAAAAGCATGCCAGCCCTGCTCTGTCTACAGAGGCTTGCCAAAAGACAACAACCAAGTTTGTCAGCCTCTCAGCATTGTTGCAACCTCCGAAATGGATGTCAGGAAGCTTTCCCATACAAGCAGGTGGGTGGCCTTGGTCCTCAACAAGTGGGTCACCATGTGTGGGCCCTTCCTGCTGGTGGACCACCTGGACTGGATGCTGAGTAACTGTAACTACTGATGGCCACCTCTCCTTCATGGGGATCATTG encodes:
- the LOC127572265 gene encoding zinc finger protein 131-like isoform X2, with amino-acid sequence MDFREEPLVEIEGVSNLAFQHLIEFTYTAKLMVLQEEEASDVWKAAEYLQMEEAMKALNNRKNAESAVKAKNSGKRKAKKRTIAETSNVITETLPSIQETETVEIDQENVFAAEMVEIGGGAERMEEAAATEAVENPPTADEAAQPASDLPSSEQPAESALALLADITSKYQQDNLDKELEREGELEAAAQPQEETEAAISSEDGIHIVEVLAQGDKVFCCEKCGRTFRLFYHFKEHLKVHSGENYVCHLCSKQYTRESAWKQHLSSHRDEEGSNKKPRCVRKVHVCQYCEKQFDHFGHFKEHLRKHTGEKPFECPNCHERFARNSTLKCHLVACRTGMGAKKGRKKMYECQVCSSVFPSWDQFKHHLAVHTGEKPNHCTVCDMWFMRASELRQHVKEKHGAAEQGVGEVTEIVVPVVMIDTGAMEGETIIEQVTV
- the LOC127572265 gene encoding zinc finger protein 131-like isoform X1, with the protein product MEAEEVLVDTVHEVPSHYKVVLDRLNEQRQHEQFTDITLIVDGHHFKAHKAVLAACSQFFSRFFQDFREEPLVEIEGVSNLAFQHLIEFTYTAKLMVLQEEEASDVWKAAEYLQMEEAMKALNNRKNAESAVKAKNSGKRKAKKRTIAETSNVITETLPSIQETETVEIDQENVFAAEMVEIGGGAERMEEAAATEAVENPPTADEAAQPASDLPSSEQPAESALALLADITSKYQQDNLDKELEREGELEAAAQPQEETEAAISSEDGIHIVEVLAQGDKVFCCEKCGRTFRLFYHFKEHLKVHSGENYVCHLCSKQYTRESAWKQHLSSHRDEEGSNKKPRCVRKVHVCQYCEKQFDHFGHFKEHLRKHTGEKPFECPNCHERFARNSTLKCHLVACRTGMGAKKGRKKMYECQVCSSVFPSWDQFKHHLAVHTGEKPNHCTVCDMWFMRASELRQHVKEKHGAAEQGVGEVTEIVVPVVMIDTGAMEGETIIEQVTV